Genomic segment of Verrucomicrobiia bacterium:
GGGGCACTTGACGCCTTTAGGGATGAAGCAGAATGAGCCATCGCTGAAGACGGCGGAGTTTAATGCGGCGAAATAATTATCCGTGTAAGGCACCACCATCCCGAGATACTTCTTCACCAGGTCGGGATGATTATGGACGGCCTCCGTGAACGAGCAGAAGATAATCCCTCGCTCAGCCAGCTTGTCCTTGAAGGTGGTGCCGACCGAGACGCTATCGAACACGGCGTCCACCGCCACGCCTGCCAGGCGCTCGCGTTCTTTGAGCGGGATGCCGAGCTTCTCGTAGGTCTCGAGCAGTTTCGGATCGACTTCTTCAAGGCTCTTTGGGCCTTCCCCATTTTTCTTCGGCGCGGAGTAATAAACCGACTTCTGATAATCGATGGCGGGATAATGGACATGCGGCCAGGCCGGCTCTTTCATTGTGAGCCAATGTCGATAGGCCTTGAGCCGCCAATCGAGCATGAACGAGGGCTCGTTCTTCTTGGCCGAGATCAGCCGGATGGTATCCTCACTCAATCCCGGCGGGGCTGAATCGGCTTCGACATCGGTGTAGAAACCGTACTTGTACTCCTGTTTGACCAGGCCCTCGATGGTTTCAGTTGCGGTGCTCATCAGCTTCTTTCCATTAACAAAAGATAATACGACTGCAAATCATTTAAATTGGTCACCAGGCGCGCCCCGAAGACGCGCCGGCTCTCCTCATTTTTCGGCGCGCGAACAAGCCGGGCAGCAGCCATGGATGGTGACATCGTAGCGCTCGGCCCTAAAACCCTTGGGCAAGCGCGCGCCCGTCTTTCCCGGCAAATCCATATCAAACACGCTTTGGCAGGTGTCGCAATAAAAATGGCAATGCTCCTGCATATTGGGACAAAACCGGGCCGCCCCGCGCTGGAGGCTCAACTGCCGCACCAGCCCGCACTGCACCAGGGCGTCCAGGCAGTTATAAACCGTTGCCATGGAAATATCCGGCAGCTCCCGTTTGGCCCGGATAAAGACCTCCTCGGCGGTCGGGTGATCACGTCTCTGCAACAAGAC
This window contains:
- a CDS encoding transcriptional repressor, with the protein product MGVPPKNKLRADLNARLTTGGFRFTPQRDHVYSVLLQRRDHPTAEEVFIRAKRELPDISMATVYNCLDALVQCGLVRQLSLQRGAARFCPNMQEHCHFYCDTCQSVFDMDLPGKTGARLPKGFRAERYDVTIHGCCPACSRAEK